The following proteins are co-located in the Haloplanus sp. HW8-1 genome:
- a CDS encoding Hvo_1808 family surface protein, giving the protein MARRSAPAFAALLIVLAGCGGLTAPEGESTTSTVTADTTETRTSTFTVTGTPTPTPADHPDFADPQTDRLGWEAGRWYDEPLSVNATDGLNGSERTAVVARTMARVERIRGLEFTDPVPVAVVDRETYRAEEEVTATAFDEAVWEALLLIGEDRSVEATFESFYGASVQGSYVPSEDRILVVSDAAEPRIDRRTLAHELVHALQDQHFGVDRQRVTRDERLARQGLIEGDAGYVEDRYERRCRADWPCRPRPPSGPGASLDGDLGVYVAVYQPYSDGPAFVHHLRQRGGWEAVNAAYADPPTSSTQVIHPERYPNWSAERVRIADRSATNWSRLNHTPPGTTVGEASLFATLRANGAVEPFHLQRTSRPHRAYNYSHPVTTGWTGDRIVPYRSADGGTGYVFRTAWATEEDAAAFAATYRQLLRERRGAERRDGDVLVVPAGPYADAFRVTHDGTTVTVVNAPTVEALDSVHAR; this is encoded by the coding sequence ATGGCCCGGCGTTCGGCACCTGCGTTCGCAGCACTCCTGATCGTCCTCGCCGGGTGTGGTGGCCTCACCGCACCCGAGGGAGAGTCGACGACATCGACGGTGACGGCCGACACGACGGAGACACGGACGTCGACGTTCACGGTGACGGGAACGCCGACGCCGACGCCGGCAGATCACCCCGACTTCGCCGACCCCCAGACGGACCGACTGGGCTGGGAGGCGGGACGGTGGTACGACGAGCCCCTGTCGGTGAACGCCACCGACGGCCTGAACGGGAGCGAGCGGACGGCCGTCGTCGCGCGGACGATGGCCCGCGTCGAACGCATTCGAGGGCTGGAGTTCACCGACCCGGTCCCGGTCGCGGTGGTGGACCGCGAGACGTACCGCGCCGAGGAGGAAGTGACCGCCACGGCGTTCGACGAGGCGGTGTGGGAGGCGCTCTTGCTGATCGGCGAGGACCGGTCGGTCGAGGCGACCTTCGAGTCGTTCTACGGCGCGTCGGTGCAGGGGTCGTACGTGCCGAGCGAGGACCGCATCCTGGTCGTGAGCGACGCGGCGGAGCCGAGGATCGACCGGCGGACACTCGCCCACGAACTCGTCCACGCCCTGCAGGACCAGCACTTCGGGGTCGACCGGCAGAGGGTCACGCGTGACGAGCGGCTGGCACGCCAGGGGTTGATCGAGGGTGACGCCGGCTACGTCGAGGACCGCTACGAGCGGCGGTGTCGGGCGGACTGGCCCTGCCGGCCCCGGCCGCCGAGCGGCCCGGGAGCGAGCCTCGACGGCGACCTTGGCGTCTACGTCGCCGTCTACCAGCCCTACAGCGACGGGCCGGCGTTCGTCCACCACCTCCGACAGCGTGGCGGGTGGGAGGCGGTGAACGCCGCCTACGCTGACCCGCCGACGAGTTCGACACAGGTGATCCACCCCGAGCGATATCCGAACTGGTCGGCGGAGCGGGTTCGGATCGCGGACCGATCGGCGACGAACTGGTCGCGACTGAACCACACGCCGCCGGGGACCACGGTGGGCGAGGCGTCGCTGTTCGCGACGCTCCGAGCCAACGGCGCCGTCGAGCCGTTCCACCTCCAGCGGACGAGCCGGCCCCACCGGGCGTACAACTACAGCCACCCCGTGACGACGGGGTGGACCGGCGATCGGATCGTCCCCTACCGGAGCGCGGACGGCGGGACGGGCTACGTCTTCCGGACCGCGTGGGCGACGGAGGAGGACGCCGCCGCGTTCGCGGCGACCTACCGGCAACTTCTTCGGGAGCGTCGGGGCGCGGAACGGCGTGACGGGGACGTACTGGTGGTGCCCGCCGGCCCCTACGCCGACGCCTTCCGCGTCACGCACGACGGAACGACCGTCACCGTCGTGAACGCACCGACGGTCGAGGCGCTGGATTCGGTCCACGCCCGATGA
- a CDS encoding Hvo_1808 family surface protein, which produces MRTRLCVGLAVLLVVASVGPIAGAAEPPTAVDAETTGADVTPQRADPDTDTVGWEGGYWHDERVDINQSDGLSDAEIDAYVSRAMARVEYIRQEEFDADVPVEILSREEFQQRQSGNATSNASFDAWNDQVWEALFVVGEDTGANTALQSASGQTTAGFYAPADDRIRIITDSPDSPTIDNATLVHELVHALQDQNDNLGERISSTETQDGDLAVDGVVEGEANYIERRYTQRCGDEWECVGTPSDGGSPGEPPNLGILLTLLQPYSDGPVYIDWLRERGGWDAVDTAFENPPESSEQIIHRTDDPPTPIEYEDRARNGWETFPNQGENGSDTVGEASMYVMFWYQARTARADTVPVQSVTQTTGPLDLYNYDAEPSAGWGNDRVFPYRKGSGDDARYGYVWVTEWDSEQDASEFVRAYGAILEAQGVPEVSGEGRYVVPDGEFADAFRIDRSGTRVTIVNGPTPEAVEDIRPRAANGDGTAGGTTASGDEATAASTDEGGSTGLEAPGFGALAALVAVLAAVVLVAARRRD; this is translated from the coding sequence ATGCGAACGCGGCTATGCGTCGGTCTCGCGGTACTGCTCGTCGTGGCGTCGGTCGGTCCGATAGCGGGGGCGGCCGAACCCCCGACCGCCGTCGACGCGGAGACGACCGGGGCGGACGTGACGCCCCAGCGGGCCGATCCCGACACCGACACCGTCGGGTGGGAGGGTGGATACTGGCACGACGAGCGGGTGGATATCAACCAGTCCGACGGCCTGAGCGACGCAGAGATCGACGCTTACGTCAGCCGCGCGATGGCGCGCGTGGAGTACATCCGTCAGGAGGAGTTCGACGCCGACGTGCCCGTCGAAATCCTCTCCCGCGAGGAGTTCCAGCAGCGACAGTCCGGGAACGCGACGAGCAACGCCTCCTTCGACGCCTGGAACGATCAGGTGTGGGAGGCGCTGTTCGTCGTCGGTGAGGATACGGGTGCCAACACCGCCCTCCAGAGTGCGTCCGGGCAGACGACTGCGGGCTTTTACGCCCCGGCGGACGACCGCATCCGGATCATCACCGACTCGCCCGACAGCCCGACCATCGACAACGCGACCTTGGTCCACGAACTCGTCCACGCCCTGCAGGACCAGAACGACAACCTGGGCGAGCGAATCAGCAGCACCGAGACCCAGGACGGTGACCTCGCCGTCGACGGCGTCGTCGAGGGCGAGGCCAACTACATCGAGCGGCGATACACCCAGCGGTGTGGCGACGAGTGGGAGTGTGTGGGCACACCCAGCGACGGCGGCTCCCCCGGCGAGCCGCCGAACCTCGGCATCCTGCTGACGCTGCTCCAACCGTACTCCGACGGCCCAGTGTACATCGACTGGCTCCGCGAGCGGGGTGGCTGGGACGCCGTCGACACGGCCTTCGAAAACCCGCCCGAATCGAGCGAGCAGATCATTCACCGGACGGACGATCCGCCGACCCCGATCGAGTACGAGGACCGCGCCCGCAACGGCTGGGAGACGTTCCCGAACCAGGGGGAGAACGGCTCCGACACGGTCGGCGAGGCCTCGATGTACGTGATGTTCTGGTACCAGGCGCGGACCGCCCGCGCCGATACGGTTCCGGTCCAGTCGGTGACGCAAACGACCGGGCCGCTCGATCTGTACAACTACGACGCGGAGCCATCGGCGGGCTGGGGGAACGATCGCGTGTTCCCCTACCGAAAGGGGAGCGGTGACGACGCCCGGTACGGCTACGTCTGGGTGACCGAGTGGGACAGCGAGCAGGACGCCTCGGAGTTCGTCCGAGCCTACGGTGCCATCCTCGAAGCCCAAGGCGTCCCCGAGGTGAGCGGGGAGGGACGATACGTCGTCCCCGACGGCGAGTTCGCCGACGCGTTCCGCATCGACCGGTCGGGGACGCGCGTCACCATCGTCAACGGACCGACGCCCGAAGCGGTCGAGGACATCCGCCCGAGGGCGGCGAACGGGGACGGGACGGCGGGCGGTACGACCGCGAGCGGTGACGAGGCGACCGCCGCGTCGACGGACGAGGGTGGCTCGACCGGCCTCGAAGCGCCCGGGTTCGGAGCGTTGGCGGCTCTCGTCGCGGTTCTGGCCGCGGTAGTGCTCGTGGCGGCGCGGCGACGCGACTGA
- a CDS encoding twin-arginine translocation signal domain-containing protein: MTDGSQPRVECSIHETTRRTFLRSSAAAAALAVVPTIGAADRVWMNAETPIGATLYDVETTVEGEYAVGASGYVLEREPPARRPPTPRTRYFCPGF, translated from the coding sequence ATGACCGACGGATCACAGCCCCGGGTGGAGTGTTCGATACACGAGACGACGCGACGGACGTTCCTCCGGAGTAGCGCAGCGGCCGCCGCCCTGGCGGTCGTGCCGACCATCGGCGCCGCGGATCGCGTGTGGATGAACGCCGAGACGCCGATCGGAGCCACCCTCTACGACGTGGAGACGACCGTCGAGGGCGAATACGCCGTCGGCGCGAGCGGCTACGTGCTCGAACGGGAGCCGCCCGCTCGACGACCCCCGACACCGCGGACAAGGTACTTCTGTCCCGGTTTCTAA
- a CDS encoding DUF3194 domain-containing protein — protein MAADEPDDETVVRTAAEAAEGVVFANYRQSVVRDLDVTVTFEEGVLDVDVYLNVPDDESDPDPEAVADEAARAAQAAVDDLFGVDSDARADDAA, from the coding sequence GTGGCCGCCGACGAACCGGACGACGAGACCGTCGTGCGGACGGCTGCCGAGGCCGCCGAGGGCGTGGTGTTCGCCAACTACCGGCAGTCGGTAGTCCGTGACCTCGACGTGACGGTCACGTTCGAGGAAGGTGTTCTCGACGTCGACGTGTATCTGAACGTGCCGGACGACGAGTCGGACCCCGACCCGGAGGCGGTGGCCGACGAGGCCGCGCGGGCGGCGCAGGCCGCCGTCGACGACCTGTTCGGGGTCGATTCCGACGCGCGGGCCGACGACGCGGCGTAA
- a CDS encoding prefoldin subunit beta, with amino-acid sequence MQGNLPPEAQDKLEELQDLQETAQQVAAQKQQAETQLNESQTALDALEDIEEDTAMYREVGELLVETEYDEAYDDLEEKVDSLEVRVEQLSKQEERVREQFESLQGELQQMLQGGAGGAGGAGGGPMGPGGAGGA; translated from the coding sequence ATGCAAGGAAATCTGCCGCCGGAAGCCCAGGATAAGCTCGAAGAACTGCAGGATCTCCAAGAGACGGCACAGCAGGTCGCGGCCCAGAAACAGCAGGCCGAGACCCAACTCAACGAGTCCCAGACGGCGCTCGACGCCCTCGAGGATATCGAGGAGGACACCGCCATGTACCGCGAGGTCGGCGAGTTGCTCGTCGAGACGGAGTACGACGAGGCCTACGACGACCTAGAGGAGAAAGTCGACAGCCTGGAGGTTCGCGTCGAGCAGTTGAGCAAACAGGAGGAGCGCGTCCGCGAGCAGTTCGAGTCGCTCCAGGGGGAGCTCCAGCAGATGCTGCAGGGTGGCGCGGGCGGCGCCGGCGGCGCCGGCGGCGGCCCGATGGGACCGGGCGGCGCCGGCGGCGCGTAA
- a CDS encoding KEOPS complex subunit Pcc1: MAVESTDDAPHRLSLRFEYDTERHAAVVERSVRVEVGEIDDARSTARVEREGRTVRVWIGAADLVALRAGTNTWTRLLDVAERVTGAAEGVPSRTDGG, encoded by the coding sequence GTGGCAGTCGAGTCCACGGACGACGCGCCACACCGTCTCTCCCTCCGGTTCGAGTACGACACCGAACGGCACGCGGCGGTCGTCGAGCGGAGCGTACGGGTCGAGGTCGGCGAGATCGACGACGCGCGGTCGACAGCACGGGTCGAGCGGGAGGGACGGACGGTCCGGGTGTGGATCGGCGCGGCCGACCTGGTCGCCCTCCGGGCGGGGACGAACACCTGGACGCGGCTACTCGACGTGGCGGAGCGGGTGACCGGGGCGGCCGAGGGGGTCCCGAGTCGGACTGACGGGGGGTGA
- a CDS encoding DNA-directed RNA polymerase subunit P, whose product MSYKCSRCKRDVELDEYGGVRCPYCGHRVLLKERAPTIKEVDVE is encoded by the coding sequence ATGAGCTACAAGTGTTCCCGGTGTAAGCGCGACGTCGAACTCGACGAGTACGGCGGCGTTCGCTGTCCGTACTGCGGGCATCGCGTGCTCCTGAAGGAGCGCGCCCCGACCATCAAGGAAGTCGACGTCGAGTAA
- a CDS encoding 50S ribosomal protein L37ae, with protein sequence MAENKARSTGSAGRFGARYGRVARRRVKEIEGEMQNATLDGDSVTRVGTGVWKNEETGEVFTGGAYRPETPGGRTVQRSIRAALATDDEE encoded by the coding sequence ATGGCCGAAAACAAGGCACGCAGTACCGGGAGCGCGGGCCGATTCGGCGCGCGATACGGGCGCGTCGCCCGTCGCCGCGTCAAGGAGATCGAAGGCGAGATGCAGAACGCCACCCTCGACGGCGACAGCGTGACGCGAGTCGGGACGGGCGTCTGGAAGAACGAGGAGACGGGGGAGGTCTTCACCGGCGGGGCCTACCGGCCGGAGACGCCCGGGGGTCGCACCGTCCAGCGGTCGATCCGCGCGGCACTCGCCACCGACGACGAGGAGTAA
- a CDS encoding DUF2103 domain-containing protein, translating to MECGRCGSPLERPGDYCLVCHTGNCDAVVLDVSVDRAHLTMLDDETVLGETTITTRPEEEGRSRVIERRNFAGLIADEIRRKRPETVFAAGDREVIRAVRAETHYEFYRVAGEDPVAAVLDRRGERALEVVETPPKEKLGGRHTTLIGGRTGRRAISTVAEHPHVKKIVPGPIDAGGTGSQSGLRAKVTRADGNGNVRLLLRDGSSVQENRIVTTAMDRETGERVRTDLNEELAAADLQ from the coding sequence ATGGAGTGTGGGCGGTGTGGGTCCCCGCTGGAACGCCCCGGCGACTACTGTCTGGTCTGTCACACCGGCAACTGCGACGCCGTCGTCCTCGACGTGTCGGTGGACCGTGCCCACCTGACCATGCTGGACGACGAGACGGTGCTGGGAGAGACGACCATCACGACCCGGCCGGAGGAGGAGGGGCGGAGCCGGGTGATCGAACGGCGCAACTTCGCCGGGCTGATCGCCGACGAGATCCGTCGCAAGCGCCCGGAGACGGTGTTCGCGGCCGGCGACCGGGAGGTCATCCGGGCGGTGCGGGCCGAGACCCACTACGAGTTCTACCGCGTCGCGGGCGAAGACCCCGTGGCGGCGGTGCTGGACCGGCGGGGCGAGCGCGCACTGGAGGTGGTCGAGACGCCGCCGAAGGAGAAACTCGGCGGGCGGCACACGACGCTGATCGGCGGTCGGACGGGACGGCGAGCTATCTCGACGGTGGCCGAACACCCCCACGTCAAGAAGATCGTCCCCGGACCCATCGACGCCGGCGGGACGGGATCGCAGTCCGGCCTGCGGGCGAAGGTGACGCGGGCGGACGGCAACGGGAACGTCCGTCTGTTGCTTCGCGACGGATCGAGCGTACAGGAAAACCGGATCGTCACGACGGCGATGGACCGCGAGACGGGCGAACGCGTCAGGACGGATCTGAACGAGGAACTCGCGGCCGCGGACCTGCAGTAA